A region of the Bacillota bacterium genome:
CTGGACTTAAGCTAACTTCACTAGCATTCGCATTCTCTAAGATTTGCTCCGGCCGGCTTGCCCCGACTAAAGCGCTTACGATGCTGGGCTTATGGAGCACCCAGCCTAAAGCCAGCTGCGCTGTTGTAATCTTGATGCTCTGGGCTATCTCAGTAAGCTTGTCTACCCGGTTAAGCACATCTTGCGTAAGATAACCTTTGATTCCGCGGTTAATCTCCTCGTTAGCAGCGCGGCTGTCCCCCGGAATTACCTCTCCGCGGTACTTACCCGTTAATACTCCCTGCTGCAGAGGTGAGAATACTACCTGTCCAATACCATATTTTTGACTCACCGGAACAATCTCTTTTTCGATCCCGCGGTTCAATAAACTGTAGCGGGGCTGGTTGACAACAATCCGATCAAGCAGTTTGCGGTCAGCTGCAGCAATAGCTTCCTCAATCTGGGCTGCAGTCCATTCGCTGACCCCAGCATAGAGGATCTTGCCCTGCCGAATCAAATCATCAATTGCCCGCAGTGTTTCTTCTACCGGAGTCTCAGGATCATAGCGGTGGCAGTAGAAAATATCTACATAGTCCAACTGCATCCGTTTCAGACTGCCGTGCAGCTGCTCCATAATGTGTTTGCGGGACAAACCCCGATCATTAGGTCCATCACCCATGGGGAAGAAAGCCTTTGTAGTGATTACATAAGACTCCCGCGGATAAGAGCGAAGCGCGCTGGCCATCACTCGCTCTCCCTCACCCTGCTCATAAACATTGGCTGAGTCAAAAAAGTTAATTCCTACATCATAAGCTTGTTTGATTGTTCTTTCTGCAACGTTCGATTCTACACTTTTACCATACGTCAACCAACTGCCCAAACTGATCACACTGACTTTAAGACCACTGCGGCCTAAGCGCCGGTATTTCATGGTAAAGTCCTCCTTATAAGACATTGCAGTGCAGTTTTTACTTAACCAATTTCAAGGTGAACTTAATGCTGCTTCCTTCACCAAACTCACTTTCAGCCCAGATCTTCCCCTCATGGCGATCGATTATATGCTTGACAATCGACAGACCCAATCCGGTGCCGCCCTGCTGGCGCGAACGGCCTTTATCAACACGATAAAACCGTTCAAAAATACGATCCAAATGGTCACTGGGGATGCCAAAACCGGTGTCATTCACACTAATGCAGGCCGTTCCACCTTCAACAACCCCATCTACCCAGACACGGCCGCCTTCTTTATTGTACTTAATCGCATTATCAACCAGATTGACACTGACCTGCCGTAAAAGCTTAGGATCACCCAGCACAATAAGATCTTCCAGCTTATTCTCAACAATGATGTCTTTTTGCACGGCTTTGCTGCTCAAAACAGTGATTGTATCCTCAAAGATTTCTCTGATGTTTACTTCTTCGAAAATCAGCTTTTGCCTTCTGCTTTCTATTTTAGTCAAATCAAGGAGGTCATTGATGAGAGTAATCATGCGATCGGTTTCGCCGTTGACTATTGTCAGAAAGCGCTCTACTAAAGCGGCGTCATCGGTTTTGCCGTTGAGTATGGTTTCAACAAAACCTTTGATACTGGTTAAAGGTGTCCGCAGCTCGTGAGAAACGTTGGCCACAAACTCTCGGCGCATAGCTTCTAACCGCCGCAGCTCAGTAACATCTCGGAGCACAATCACTGCCCCGATCGTCTCATCATTTTCATCCTCCAAGCGACTGCTGGTAACCGCAATCATGCGCCGGCTGGATGGATACAGCTTAATCTCGGTCTCGATCGATTTCCCGGTCGCCAGGGTATCAGCAACCACTTCAACCAGCTGGTAGCTTTGAATTACCTCGATCAAATCTTTACCGATTAAACCTTCCTCATCCTCCTGGATCATTTCCGCCATGCTGCGGTTAGCCAGGATTACCTTGTAGTTCAAATCAACTGCTAACACGCCTTCCCCCATACTGGTGAGAATCGCATTAAGTTTATTCTCCCGGTCGTGAACAGCTTGAAACATCTCTTCCAAGGTTTGGGAAAGCTCGTTGAAAGCGCGGCTTAGCTGTCCAATCTCATCCGTACTCCTAACCAAAACTCGGCGGCTGAACTCTCCAACCTGAAGCTGCCGTGTAACATCAAGCATTTCTTCTAAGGGACCGGTTATATTGCGGTTGATATAGTACGTTACTGCAAAGGCCAACAGTCCCATAAATGCCGTCAATGTTAAGGCTACCTTCGATAAAAAATTCAGCGGCTCAGTAATTTCTTCAGTTGTAGTTGCTACTCTCACAACTCCCCAGGAACGGGGCAGAGCAACATAGAGGACTTCTTGATCAGAATACTCGCTAGCTCTTCTGGCAGTGCCCACTTCACCCGTCAATGCCTGCTGAAATTCCGGTGTGTCATAGACATTCATCCGGTGGCTGGCGGGGTAAAGTGAGTCGGCAAAAATATTGCCTTCAAAATCTATTACCGAGATTCTGCGGTTAATTCTGCTGCCTAACTGCGTAATATCATCGTTCAATCGTGATTGTGTTGAATTATCCAGCCAGTAACCAACCAGTTCTGCATCGGAAATCAAGTCAACAAATAGATTATTAACTAAAGTATTTGATGCAAACAGCATAACAAAAAACGTGGTAACCCCCATACTCAGCAAGGTTACCACTAATACTAGACCGGTTAGTTTAAGGAGCAGTGGTTTCTGCAACCTAATTCCCCCTCAATTTATAACCGACACCGTGAATGGTCTCGATCCGTTCTTCTCCTTCCGGACCTAGTTTTCTGCGCAGATGACGGATATGAACATCAACAGTACGTGTTTCGCCCTCGTATTCATAGCCCCAAACTTTCTGCAGCAAAAATTCTCTGGTCAAGACTTTTCCTGCGTTCTGCATAAAGATATGCAGCAGATCAAACTCTTTACGAGTTAATTCTACTGGCTCGCCCTTAACCAATACTTCCCGTGTTCCAACCTTCATGAAAATGGATCCAACGGTAAACTCATCGATTTCCTCATCATCTTGGCCGCTGGAACGGCGGAGAACAGCTTTGATGCGAGCAACCAGTTCAAGCGGACTAAAGGGTTTAGTAATATAATCGTCTGCACCCAACTCTAATCCCAGCACTCGCTCCAGCTCTGTTTCCTTAGCGGTCAGCATGATGATTGGAGTGTTGCTGGTTTTTCTGATTGCTTTACATACATCATAACCGTCTTTGCCCGGGAGCATTAAGTCCAGCACGATCAAATCCGGTTTATTGGCTTCAAACATTTCTAGAGCCGCAATTCCGTTGTCTGCTATTTCAACTTCAAATCCAGCTTGTTCCAGGTTAAACTTAATAAGTTCCTGAATAGGGACTTCGTCGTCGACAACCAAAATACGTTGTTTCATAATATCACCCCTTAGTATATTATCCAATTAATATGCAACCCCATCGAGTCCTAAATCTGCTGTTTCGTTAGCAATTCTGATAATCAACTTATGAGGTAAGCACACAATTGTTTGACCAACAGTTTTAATCCATCCAAAATGCACACAGATTTGATCGGGGCAATCGGCTTCCACCACGCTTACACTTCCATCAGCAAATTCAAGGACATTGTACCCATACTCTGTTTCGACTCGATAGGTTTCTAAATCTGTTTCGAGA
Encoded here:
- a CDS encoding aldo/keto reductase, producing MKYRRLGRSGLKVSVISLGSWLTYGKSVESNVAERTIKQAYDVGINFFDSANVYEQGEGERVMASALRSYPRESYVITTKAFFPMGDGPNDRGLSRKHIMEQLHGSLKRMQLDYVDIFYCHRYDPETPVEETLRAIDDLIRQGKILYAGVSEWTAAQIEEAIAAADRKLLDRIVVNQPRYSLLNRGIEKEIVPVSQKYGIGQVVFSPLQQGVLTGKYRGEVIPGDSRAANEEINRGIKGYLTQDVLNRVDKLTEIAQSIKITTAQLALGWVLHKPSIVSALVGASRPEQILENANASEVSLSPEIMEQIEELFPRQ
- a CDS encoding cell wall metabolism sensor histidine kinase WalK; its protein translation is MQKPLLLKLTGLVLVVTLLSMGVTTFFVMLFASNTLVNNLFVDLISDAELVGYWLDNSTQSRLNDDITQLGSRINRRISVIDFEGNIFADSLYPASHRMNVYDTPEFQQALTGEVGTARRASEYSDQEVLYVALPRSWGVVRVATTTEEITEPLNFLSKVALTLTAFMGLLAFAVTYYINRNITGPLEEMLDVTRQLQVGEFSRRVLVRSTDEIGQLSRAFNELSQTLEEMFQAVHDRENKLNAILTSMGEGVLAVDLNYKVILANRSMAEMIQEDEEGLIGKDLIEVIQSYQLVEVVADTLATGKSIETEIKLYPSSRRMIAVTSSRLEDENDETIGAVIVLRDVTELRRLEAMRREFVANVSHELRTPLTSIKGFVETILNGKTDDAALVERFLTIVNGETDRMITLINDLLDLTKIESRRQKLIFEEVNIREIFEDTITVLSSKAVQKDIIVENKLEDLIVLGDPKLLRQVSVNLVDNAIKYNKEGGRVWVDGVVEGGTACISVNDTGFGIPSDHLDRIFERFYRVDKGRSRQQGGTGLGLSIVKHIIDRHEGKIWAESEFGEGSSIKFTLKLVK
- a CDS encoding response regulator transcription factor, with translation MKQRILVVDDEVPIQELIKFNLEQAGFEVEIADNGIAALEMFEANKPDLIVLDLMLPGKDGYDVCKAIRKTSNTPIIMLTAKETELERVLGLELGADDYITKPFSPLELVARIKAVLRRSSGQDDEEIDEFTVGSIFMKVGTREVLVKGEPVELTRKEFDLLHIFMQNAGKVLTREFLLQKVWGYEYEGETRTVDVHIRHLRRKLGPEGEERIETIHGVGYKLRGN
- a CDS encoding NusG domain II-containing protein — protein: MRIRKGDLLIFVVLMIIGFFTFYNNFFRDEITGNLAILEIDGEIVEKFNLETDLETYRVETEYGYNVLEFADGSVSVVEADCPDQICVHFGWIKTVGQTIVCLPHKLIIRIANETADLGLDGVAY